From the genome of Phalacrocorax carbo chromosome 5, bPhaCar2.1, whole genome shotgun sequence:
cgggTGGGCGGTGAGTGAAGGCGGCACCTGCCCCCGCCGTGTAAAAAtagccccggggcgggcggggcgagcccgggcggcggcgggagcggggagcggggagcgggTACGGGGCGAGCGGgtcggggggccgggggggtcgggggggcaCGGGGCGAGCGGGTCTGGGGGgtcggggggacacgggggagtCGGGGGAGCACAGGGCGAGCGGGGCTGAGGGCCGGGGGGGTCCGCGGGGCACGGGGCGAGCTGGgccgggggggtcggggggtcacggggtgagcggggctggggggacacgggggggtcGGGGGTATACGGGGCGaacggggctgggggggccgggaggAGGTATGGGGGTGCCGGGATGGGACATGGGGGGGCCGGGAGAGGGTAtggggggatgggagggggacatggggagtGGGAGGGCGTTTGGAGGGTCGAGAGGGGGAATAGGAGGAACcgggagggggtttgggggcagcGGGATGGGACACGGGGCGCTGAGTAGCAGAATGGGGGGTGGGATAGGGcatggggggctgggagggggcggTTGGGGGCTTAGGATTAGGTGTGGGGGTGCCGGGACAGGACATGGAGGGTCGGGATGAGGTGTGGAGGAGGCTGGGATGGGTTGAGGGGGGCAGGCCAGCGTATTGGGGTGTTGGGATGGGACATAGGGGAGCCTGAATAGGGaatggggctgggcagggcaaTGGGGGTGCCCAGGGTGGGGGAATGGGGGTGCCAGTGCttgggggggcacggggacagGAACAGGTTGGGGGGTAGCCAGGCTTGGGGGCTAGGGGCACATGGGcaagctggggaggggggcaccccAGTGACagccctgtgctcctgcagcagtgaCCACAGCACCATGGAGCCCCAGGGAGACCCCGATAACCCCACCCTGGACACCACCACCTTGGACACCCCGACCTCGGGCACCCCCACACCTGGCACACTGCCCCTGGCAGCGGGGGGTGATGGGAGTGACAGCcagggggcaggggcagcagggggcATGGGGGGTGACACCACAGGggcaggggacacagggggtGAGGACAAGGGCACAGTGGACAAAGGGGGTGACACCAGGGGagcaggggacatggggggtgAGGACAAGGGCGCAGAGGACACAGGGAGTGACACCAAGGGTGCAGGGGACATGGGAGGTGACACCAAGGgtgcaggggacacagggggtGACACCAAGGGTGCAGGGGACGTGGTGGGTGAGGACAAGGATGCAGGGGTCACAGGGGGTGACACTAAGGGTGCAGGACACGTGGGGGGTGAGGACAAGGGCGCAGGGGACATAGGGGGTGACACAAAGTTGGGGGCAGCTGAGGGCGATGCCGTGGGGGACACCGGCAGCGGTGGGGGGGCAGCAGCACCAAAGGGTGCTGGTAGCGGTGCCAAGGCTGTTGAGGCTGCAGGGGGGGATGCCAAGGGcacagggggtgcccaggcagagggtgccgggggggcggcggaggggccgcaggcagcagctgggcctgggccagcagcagcaggcagcacccTGAGGCGGCAGGtgagagggggccagggggcaCTGCCAGGGACGGTGGGGTGGCAgggtggggacaggggtggCAGTGCCCGTGCTGGCAGTCCCAGGGCAGGGTGACAGTCCCAGGGCAGGGTGACAGTGCCAGGGCAGGGTGGCAGTGCCTGTGCTGGCAGTGCCCCCCTGGCTGTGCCCGCAGgagcctgcctggctgcaggatGAGGAAGACGAGCTGTGGCCCGAGTTCCCCCCCTGCTCATCCCCAGGGGGGGCGACCAGCCCCACATCACCCCTGTCCCCCAcgtcccctgtgtcccccatgtccccagaaTCTCCCACGTCCTCCACAGGTAAGGGCTGTGTTGGGTAGGGTGTGCAGGGCCCTGCGGTGGCACCAGAGTTCCCTGGGGTCGCCACTGCCCCCACGCCATGTGTCTCCCCACAAGGTCCCCTGTAGATCCCTCATGTTCCTTCTTGGGGAGgaggacccccagccccatacCTCTCATGGTGCCCCAGGGATGCCCCTCCTTTTGGGACCCCACCAGTGCCCAGAGGGGACGTGGGtgccccctcccaccctgcTGACCCCTCTCTCCCTTGCAGCTGACACCACCGAGGGCTCGGAGGGCAGCAAGAGGTGAGTGTGGGCGGGGTTGGCATGGCCCCGTGGGTGCCCCACGGCTGGTCAGCCTTGGGGCTaccccatggccctgccccaCTGTGGGCACCCATGTCCCCGTGCCGCAAGCTGGCACCCCACAGCGCTGTGTCCCCATAGGTGGCACCCCACGGGTGGCATCCCAATACCCCATCCCACAgccccatccccacagccctgtgcccaTGTCTGGCAACCCTCACCTGCCCCCCATGGCTGGTGCACCCGTGTGTGTCCCTGGGTGGCACGCACTGTGGTGCCCTCGCCCCCACCCATGGGACCACCCATGTGCCCACAGGGGTACGTCAGCAGGGGGGCCGCAAGGCCAGGCACCCCCCAGGACAGTGGGGCTGAGGCCAAGACCGGAGGCTGCCTGGGGGCGGCCGCGGGCAAGTGCCCGAGCCCAGGGGCGCAGCGCCATCCTGGAGAAGTTTGGAGGGTGAGAGGGGCCTGGCCCCATGGGGAGCATGGGCGGGctggggggccatggggcagaGGGAGCATGGGgcagtgggggcactggggggatgggggggcaatgggggaggctgtggagcAGTGGGAGTattggggggcactggggcactgggggcatGGGAGGTATGGGGGGGTCAGTGGGGTAGCACGGCATCAGGGGGCcacggggcaggggggcacc
Proteins encoded in this window:
- the SMTNL1 gene encoding smoothelin-like protein 1, which produces MGGEDKGAEDTGSDTKGAGDMGGDTKGAGDTGGDTKGAGDVVGEDKDAGVTGGDTKGAGHVGGEDKGAGDIGGDTKLGAAEGDAVGDTGSGGGAAAPKGAGSGAKAVEAAGGDAKGTGGAQAEGAGGAAEGPQAAAGPGPAAAGSTLRRQEPAWLQDEEDELWPEFPPCSSPGGATSPTSPLSPTSPVSPMSPESPTSSTADTTEGSEGSKRGTSAGGPQGQAPPRTVGLRPRPEAAWGRPRASARAQGRSAILEKFGGAATGPAPHLKRTGGAATVKAMLLEWCRARTRGYEHVDVQNFSGSWGSGLAFCALIHSFFPDAFDYGSLEPSARRQNLALAFTTAEERAGCAPLLEVDDMVRLPVPDAKCVYTYLQELYRCLVAKGLVKTKKR